Genomic window (Aquimarina sp. BL5):
GATTATGATAAATATATTGTATTACGATACACCAAAGATGCTAATGATAGTTTTGAATTAAAGCCTACAGAAAAGGGTTTTAAAGTAATAGTTGATAATAAAAATGTAGAATATATTTTTGGAGAAGGAGTATATTTCGTGAATAACGCAGACAAAGATTACTTTTTTGTAGATGAATTTGATTCGATCTAAAAAAATATTTAAAGAAATAATTGTTTTTAAAGACTCCCTTTTTCGGGAGTTTTTTTTTGATTTTATAAGATGCTATCTGTAATAGCCTTTCTTTTTTGATGTACCTTAACAAAATCTTATACTTCAAATCAAGAATAAATTATTTTTGTTTGTTAATTTTACGATAACGCTCAACAAAATAACATTCTAATCATTTTTTTAAAGATGTACGCAGAACCAACAACCGCTATAGAAATTAATATTACTGCTAAGGATACTGAAGGAACAGTTAGGCAAATTCAGGAAGTTATAGGGGGAAGAATAGAGGAACGATGGGGAGAGTACGAACTCACTGTTAATAATCTAAATGCTCATGGATCCATTAGATTTATTACGTTTGATTGGGGAGTAAACTTATTGGAATATGATATTATATTTCATAAAGAATTTGTATTAGTAATGGATGCTTCAGAATACAATCCAATTCACTTTGCATATTGCCTTACAGGACATTGTGGACATAGATTTGGATTCCAAAATGAAGTACATACTTTAGAACAGTTTCAGTCAGTTATTGTCACTAGCCGAGATGGAGGATATAACTACGGGTATTTTCCAAAAGAAGAAAAATTAGAAATTAATGTAATACAAATTGCTAGAAAGAAATATTTAAAAAAGCGACTTAATAATGTATCACAGCTTAATGAAAGGCTGTATAAGGTTTTTATGGATGAAGATCACGAAAAAGCCTTTGCTTATTTTGGTACTTTTAATTTAAAATTAGCAGACCAGA
Coding sequences:
- a CDS encoding response regulator transcription factor — encoded protein: MYAEPTTAIEINITAKDTEGTVRQIQEVIGGRIEERWGEYELTVNNLNAHGSIRFITFDWGVNLLEYDIIFHKEFVLVMDASEYNPIHFAYCLTGHCGHRFGFQNEVHTLEQFQSVIVTSRDGGYNYGYFPKEEKLEINVIQIARKKYLKKRLNNVSQLNERLYKVFMDEDHEKAFAYFGTFNLKLADQISALRKIKQKGMIRILQIEGMIYQILSMHIQQHDRAMKEKVLPTTLLKRELKLVRGLAKKIIKDVAKDYSLEQLSEETGLPQAKLQEGFKLLYARTVTEYIRHVRLEAARDLIRTTDMNISEIVYSIGFSSRSYFSKIFKEKYDISPNNFKNRTELPLDEVVGVS